The following coding sequences are from one Prochlorococcus marinus CUG1438 window:
- the def gene encoding peptide deformylase translates to MANHFSQLAKKSRTNGNAEKVAKEQPGKPSLDIYKLGDDVLRQNSKRITKVDESIRKLAREMLQSMYAAKGIGLAAPQIGINKELLVIDVNFEDSAAEPLILINPEITNFGTTLNSYEEGCLSIPGVYLNVVRPSTIKLKFRDEMGRPRKMKADGLLARCIQHEMDHLNGILFVDRVTSKDDLNKELLKEGFNEKDVISIN, encoded by the coding sequence GTGGCAAACCATTTTTCACAACTTGCAAAAAAGTCAAGAACAAATGGAAACGCAGAAAAAGTTGCAAAAGAACAACCAGGAAAGCCATCTCTAGACATTTATAAACTTGGAGATGATGTATTAAGACAAAATTCCAAAAGAATAACTAAAGTTGACGAATCTATCAGAAAACTTGCTAGAGAAATGCTTCAAAGCATGTATGCAGCTAAAGGAATTGGACTTGCTGCACCTCAAATTGGAATCAACAAAGAGCTTCTTGTCATAGACGTAAATTTTGAAGATTCAGCAGCAGAACCTTTAATATTAATCAATCCAGAAATTACAAACTTTGGAACAACCCTTAATTCATACGAAGAAGGTTGCTTGAGTATACCTGGCGTCTATTTGAATGTAGTAAGACCATCAACTATAAAATTAAAATTTAGAGATGAAATGGGACGACCACGTAAAATGAAGGCAGATGGACTTTTAGCGAGGTGTATTCAACACGAAATGGATCACTTAAATGGAATATTATTTGTAGATAGAGTTACATCAAAAGATGATTTGAACAAAGAACTTTTAAAAGAAGGGTTTAACGAAAAAGACGTTATCTCAATTAATTAA
- a CDS encoding histidine triad nucleotide-binding protein: MSETTIFQKIINNEIPCDKLYEDKFCIAFNDIQAQAPVHFLVIPKKPIISLLECIEEDANLLGHLLFVGSKIAKSKNLTNWRTVINTGAESGQTVFHLHIHFLSGRKMNWPPG, translated from the coding sequence ATGTCTGAAACAACAATATTTCAAAAAATCATTAATAACGAAATACCCTGCGATAAGCTTTATGAAGATAAGTTTTGTATTGCATTTAATGATATCCAGGCGCAAGCTCCAGTACATTTCCTAGTGATTCCTAAAAAGCCAATAATCAGTTTATTAGAGTGTATTGAGGAAGATGCAAATTTATTAGGGCATTTACTTTTTGTTGGTAGCAAAATAGCTAAATCAAAAAATTTAACTAATTGGAGAACAGTAATTAACACTGGAGCAGAATCGGGACAAACAGTTTTTCATTTACATATTCATTTTTTATCTGGAAGAAAAATGAATTGGCCTCCAGGTTAA